In one window of Maribacter sp. BPC-D8 DNA:
- a CDS encoding DUF2185 domain-containing protein yields MKEFSVDNFPNIGAVMCSKMIVDEDYKPLFIFREKPINDNDSGWRLFSGFESDEYSEDSENFGIYDPKTILAIDNSISSLLLYKGIGSVWEREPGLEWKEVLDYPLEDDFMVQHQLTDNWNLSINNVFIRSKEEDTIMYTTNDKTLRLDIWNYDGKTKEEIAEGKKVEIRDRNAGNEIIKKYELNQGNRIKIGFHIKEYDQQKDIDYNLICGFCIVDNEVLNTFFYFNDDKDLDWALNTWKMIEYK; encoded by the coding sequence ATGAAAGAATTTAGTGTAGATAATTTTCCGAATATAGGCGCGGTAATGTGTTCTAAAATGATAGTTGATGAAGACTATAAACCGTTATTTATATTTCGTGAAAAACCAATAAATGATAATGACAGCGGATGGCGATTATTTTCAGGATTCGAAAGTGATGAGTATTCTGAAGATTCAGAAAATTTTGGCATCTATGATCCTAAAACAATCTTAGCGATAGATAATTCAATATCTAGCTTATTACTTTATAAAGGCATCGGTTCGGTCTGGGAAAGAGAACCTGGCTTAGAATGGAAAGAGGTTTTAGACTATCCGTTAGAAGATGATTTTATGGTTCAGCATCAATTAACTGATAATTGGAATCTTTCAATTAATAATGTATTTATTCGAAGTAAAGAAGAAGATACCATCATGTATACTACAAATGATAAAACCTTGCGTTTAGATATTTGGAATTATGATGGCAAAACTAAAGAAGAGATCGCAGAAGGTAAAAAAGTAGAAATACGAGATCGAAATGCTGGTAATGAAATCATAAAGAAGTACGAACTTAACCAAGGTAACCGTATTAAGATTGGTTTTCATATTAAAGAATATGATCAACAAAAAGATATAGACTACAATTTAATTTGTGGGTTTTGTATTGTAGATAATGAGGTTTTAAACACTTTCTTTTATTTTAATGATGACAAAGATTTAGACTGGGCTTTGAACACTTGGAAAATGATAGAATACAAATAA
- a CDS encoding SGNH/GDSL hydrolase family protein, producing the protein MNIKYILGSIITIPLLPIMYFQGKKIKKTVPRLPEAEGTKGLSTVSSKNVLRMLTIGESTIAGVGVKTHQEGFTGSLADELATQLNTNVDWKVYAKSGYTAKKVNEKIIDLITEEAVDLIVVGLGGNDAFELNSPKKWNRDVRELIKSIKAKFNDVPIVFTNMPPIKEFPAFTPIIKFTIGNLVNILGEELISIVKDFDKVYYYALKPSSQDYIERFNLEIEPSEFFVDGVHPSKRTYHIWAKDISNFITQSEEIKNNLDFNPSTI; encoded by the coding sequence ATGAATATAAAATATATTTTAGGATCAATTATTACTATTCCGCTATTACCCATAATGTATTTTCAAGGTAAAAAGATCAAAAAGACTGTTCCGAGATTACCAGAAGCAGAAGGTACCAAAGGCTTATCAACAGTCTCTTCTAAGAACGTACTACGTATGCTAACTATCGGCGAAAGTACTATTGCAGGTGTTGGCGTTAAAACCCATCAAGAGGGCTTTACTGGCTCGTTGGCAGACGAATTGGCTACGCAACTAAATACAAATGTAGATTGGAAAGTTTATGCCAAAAGCGGGTATACCGCAAAAAAGGTAAACGAAAAAATTATTGATCTCATTACAGAAGAAGCTGTCGACTTAATTGTTGTTGGACTTGGTGGTAATGATGCTTTTGAATTGAACTCACCTAAAAAGTGGAATAGAGATGTTCGTGAACTTATCAAAAGCATTAAAGCTAAATTCAACGATGTACCGATTGTATTTACCAATATGCCGCCCATCAAAGAATTCCCGGCTTTTACGCCCATCATAAAATTTACCATTGGTAATCTAGTTAATATACTAGGTGAAGAATTAATTAGTATTGTAAAAGATTTTGACAAGGTGTATTACTACGCATTAAAACCCTCTAGCCAAGATTATATTGAAAGATTCAATTTAGAAATAGAACCTTCTGAGTTTTTTGTTGACGGGGTACATCCTTCAAAACGAACATATCATATTTGGGCAAAAGATATTTCAAACTTTATAACCCAATCAGAAGAAATTAAAAATAACCTAGACTTTAACCCATCTACAATTTAG
- a CDS encoding NADAR family protein, with translation MNYTNEKIIERFESGEKLKFLLFWGHSKSDVVTKSCFSQWYESKFEVNGIEFLTAEHFMMAEKALLFNDKEIYEQIIKSSKAGKVKELGRQVQHFNQQIWEENRFEIVVRGNFHKFSQHLELSEFLKNTNDRVLVEASPVDNIWGIGLAQDNEDAEKPYLWKGLNLLGYALMKTRDILYEIGEFKTLENPVLPPWLAYPEIDKYSIGWRMGYGETHMMDLNKYWKNLSDTEKKIYQMTFPARGEWKDWYSE, from the coding sequence ATGAACTATACCAACGAAAAAATAATTGAGCGATTTGAATCTGGTGAAAAACTAAAATTCTTATTGTTTTGGGGGCATTCGAAATCTGATGTAGTAACAAAATCATGTTTCAGTCAATGGTACGAATCTAAATTTGAGGTTAATGGTATTGAATTTCTTACTGCTGAACATTTTATGATGGCAGAAAAGGCTTTGCTATTTAATGATAAGGAAATTTACGAGCAAATTATCAAGAGCTCAAAAGCAGGAAAGGTTAAAGAACTTGGCAGACAAGTGCAGCATTTTAATCAACAAATTTGGGAAGAAAATAGATTTGAAATAGTCGTTAGAGGTAACTTTCATAAGTTTAGTCAGCACCTTGAATTATCAGAATTTTTAAAAAACACAAATGACCGAGTACTAGTCGAGGCAAGCCCTGTTGACAATATTTGGGGAATTGGTCTTGCGCAAGACAATGAAGATGCTGAAAAACCATATTTATGGAAAGGTCTGAATCTACTTGGTTACGCATTGATGAAAACTAGAGATATACTATATGAGATTGGTGAATTCAAAACCCTTGAGAACCCGGTTTTACCACCTTGGTTAGCTTATCCAGAAATAGATAAATACAGCATTGGTTGGCGAATGGGATATGGAGAAACCCATATGATGGACTTAAACAAATATTGGAAAAATTTAAGTGACACTGAGAAGAAAATTTACCAAATGACATTTCCGGCAAGAGGTGAATGGAAAGATTGGTATTCTGAATAA
- a CDS encoding DKNYY domain-containing protein has product MKNKILFYILIVLSIYSCDLKPKNNTEPKVENITISKSDSTDNNTRINRISSYKSRIDSINQSFQWKELKCGLWLSKNNDLGFKTTAGNEQGIFITKYITDLWNSDSPIKLNSVIDTLTFNYLGSSFYKDKNNIYTHYSMADGGFFKIVENADHRTFKIIGDCYAKDKNHIFGERKMILDSVDYKTFKTKKGIGCYAKDKNGYYFWDNKLDEEDINDTEIMETITALKKL; this is encoded by the coding sequence ATGAAAAACAAAATCCTTTTTTACATTTTAATAGTACTTTCAATATATTCTTGCGATTTAAAACCTAAAAATAATACGGAGCCAAAAGTTGAGAACATAACAATTTCAAAAAGTGATTCTACTGATAATAATACCAGAATCAACAGAATTAGTAGTTATAAATCCAGAATTGATAGTATCAACCAATCCTTTCAATGGAAAGAATTAAAGTGTGGTCTTTGGTTATCTAAAAACAACGATTTAGGATTCAAAACTACAGCAGGAAACGAACAAGGAATCTTTATTACAAAATACATAACAGATCTTTGGAATTCAGATAGCCCCATAAAACTAAACTCCGTAATTGATACACTAACATTCAATTATTTAGGAAGCTCTTTCTACAAAGACAAAAACAATATATACACGCATTATTCAATGGCAGATGGCGGATTCTTTAAAATTGTAGAAAATGCTGATCATCGTACATTTAAAATTATTGGAGATTGTTATGCGAAAGATAAAAACCACATTTTTGGAGAAAGAAAAATGATTTTAGACTCGGTAGATTATAAAACATTTAAAACAAAAAAGGGAATTGGTTGCTACGCTAAAGATAAAAATGGATACTATTTTTGGGACAATAAATTAGATGAAGAAGATATTAATGATACTGAAATTATGGAAACGATTACAGCATTAAAAAAACTTTAA
- a CDS encoding immunity 26/phosphotriesterase HocA family protein produces the protein MEKLQFELTNEQRKYLGLIPVEKSWQLVSLNKMFLYFDGDIIRKKITADENSYLEQELAEKTAENRTILLPKTTKGKPKKLNYTATLSFKPFAVYFNFSGKHVSIANYTTQTTFHSEQLKEDAKIEDLKLWINKWISETTKAELIAIENFKTEKRTRCKYKEGDFFTFKINRKQWGFGRILIVVDKKKLKENKNYGLTNIPGKPLIVKIYHKISDSNIENLDDLENTLALPSQSIMDNNFYYGQYKIIGNKKLVSGDLNSALISYGRSISGQDRETVYLQYGLIYKETTFSKFNKYLLKVNKGGNDLINPHRNEGSGFGLYTDQLLSCIEAKSNKPFWDNASELDLRHPKSIERKREILKTFGLNADKNYEENLKIANS, from the coding sequence ATGGAAAAACTACAATTTGAGTTAACCAATGAACAAAGAAAATATTTAGGACTTATTCCTGTAGAAAAAAGCTGGCAACTTGTCTCTCTAAATAAGATGTTTCTATATTTTGATGGAGATATAATTCGTAAAAAAATAACAGCTGATGAAAATAGTTATCTCGAACAAGAATTAGCGGAAAAAACAGCTGAAAATCGAACTATACTATTACCTAAAACTACTAAAGGAAAACCCAAAAAGCTAAATTATACGGCAACGCTATCTTTTAAACCATTTGCGGTATATTTTAATTTTTCTGGAAAACATGTTTCAATTGCTAACTACACCACACAAACTACATTTCATTCAGAGCAATTAAAAGAAGATGCAAAAATCGAAGATTTAAAGCTATGGATCAACAAGTGGATTAGTGAAACGACCAAAGCAGAATTAATAGCAATTGAGAATTTTAAAACTGAAAAACGCACTCGTTGTAAATACAAAGAAGGTGATTTTTTTACTTTCAAAATAAATAGAAAGCAATGGGGTTTTGGTAGAATTTTAATTGTCGTTGATAAGAAAAAACTAAAGGAAAATAAAAATTACGGCTTAACAAATATTCCTGGTAAACCGCTTATCGTAAAAATTTACCATAAAATAAGTGATTCTAATATTGAAAATTTGGACGATTTAGAAAACACATTGGCTCTACCATCGCAATCAATAATGGATAATAATTTTTACTATGGTCAATACAAAATAATTGGAAATAAGAAATTGGTTTCAGGTGATTTAAATTCTGCTTTAATATCATATGGCAGAAGTATTAGCGGTCAAGATAGAGAAACAGTATATCTACAATATGGCTTAATTTATAAAGAAACTACATTTTCTAAATTCAATAAATACCTATTAAAAGTAAATAAAGGAGGAAACGATTTGATCAATCCACATAGAAACGAAGGAAGTGGATTTGGACTTTATACTGACCAATTACTTAGTTGTATAGAGGCAAAATCAAACAAACCATTTTGGGATAATGCAAGTGAGTTAGATTTACGACATCCTAAAAGTATTGAAAGGAAAAGGGAAATTTTAAAAACTTTCGGTTTAAATGCTGATAAAAATTATGAAGAGAACTTAAAAATTGCAAATAGCTGA
- a CDS encoding DUF6985 domain-containing protein — protein MKTIQSGIIGELTQDKNFEHWWKSELIEIPLLNNKKVEIAFIDFIPEIDTDFIKEADEALKVFLEKSKYEKTLLTPLLFKHCMKYRNAIGSDQVNQNLWKIKDENKIWDFISGEHIIVTRSHGKKEMIYVNLNCECEWDKEHGLQILYKKGQKLTRISEQDGDISEVDFYKNTEKSKTFSINKQWWQFWK, from the coding sequence ATGAAAACAATACAAAGTGGAATAATAGGAGAATTAACGCAAGACAAAAATTTTGAGCATTGGTGGAAAAGTGAACTAATTGAAATTCCACTTTTAAACAATAAAAAAGTTGAGATTGCTTTTATAGATTTTATACCTGAAATAGATACTGATTTTATTAAAGAAGCTGATGAAGCCTTAAAAGTATTCTTGGAAAAGTCTAAATATGAAAAAACTTTATTGACTCCACTCCTATTCAAACACTGCATGAAATATCGAAATGCAATTGGCTCTGATCAGGTTAACCAAAATCTTTGGAAAATAAAAGATGAAAATAAAATTTGGGATTTTATATCAGGAGAACATATAATTGTTACAAGAAGTCATGGTAAAAAAGAAATGATTTATGTGAACCTTAACTGCGAATGTGAATGGGACAAAGAACACGGACTACAAATTTTATATAAAAAAGGACAAAAATTGACAAGAATAAGTGAACAAGATGGAGATATTAGTGAAGTTGATTTTTATAAAAACACAGAAAAATCGAAAACTTTTAGCATAAACAAACAATGGTGGCAATTCTGGAAATAA
- a CDS encoding HEAT repeat domain-containing protein, producing MNIDELEQEFNQVNLLKEKNSMDRLEFCWKLIESDENDYLEAHLMFLEKANKYFAKDLEEQFQFRKDKENVFYFLEEKLKQDISPKLHQQILGIRNKLDFTSLEKYKNWIQEIRLGKRDDEMDFVWSIMKSPYVEYHYNLIIDKTLNNAFRRDLSSRFKEHQERAEDFLIHKLDQNQDYEFQGDIIFQLGKLNKKHKAKILNYTRKFTESELAYTRNKALIVLGWIEKIADTKILEKHMLEDSDTECRAWSASGYMQMWFKSKNETLKTKAFEGYYKALPLEKDYFVLSVILDSIREIGKTKLGISQTALDDLDIEKIEISKIKAMNYLEKQLK from the coding sequence ATGAACATTGATGAATTAGAGCAAGAATTTAATCAAGTGAATCTTTTGAAGGAGAAAAATTCGATGGACAGATTAGAATTTTGCTGGAAGCTTATTGAGTCAGATGAGAATGATTATCTCGAAGCCCATCTGATGTTTTTAGAAAAAGCTAACAAGTATTTCGCTAAAGATTTAGAAGAACAATTTCAATTTAGAAAAGACAAAGAGAACGTATTTTATTTTCTTGAAGAGAAATTAAAACAAGATATATCCCCTAAACTACACCAACAAATCTTAGGTATTAGAAATAAATTAGACTTTACATCTCTAGAAAAATACAAAAATTGGATTCAAGAAATTAGGTTAGGTAAGCGAGATGACGAAATGGATTTTGTATGGTCAATTATGAAAAGTCCGTATGTTGAATATCATTATAATTTGATAATAGATAAAACGCTGAACAATGCATTTAGAAGAGATTTATCTTCAAGGTTTAAAGAACATCAAGAAAGAGCAGAAGACTTTTTAATTCATAAGTTAGACCAAAACCAAGATTATGAATTTCAAGGAGATATTATATTTCAATTAGGGAAGCTTAATAAGAAGCACAAAGCAAAAATTTTAAACTATACGCGTAAGTTTACCGAGTCTGAATTGGCTTATACAAGAAACAAAGCATTAATAGTTTTAGGATGGATAGAAAAAATCGCGGACACAAAAATTCTTGAAAAACATATGCTTGAAGATTCTGACACTGAATGTCGTGCTTGGAGCGCTTCTGGGTATATGCAAATGTGGTTTAAAAGCAAAAACGAAACCCTAAAAACAAAAGCTTTTGAAGGGTATTATAAAGCCTTACCCCTAGAGAAAGATTATTTTGTGCTATCAGTTATTTTAGATTCGATAAGAGAAATTGGCAAAACTAAACTAGGTATTTCTCAAACAGCATTAGATGATTTAGATATTGAAAAAATTGAAATCTCAAAGATTAAAGCCATGAACTATCTAGAAAAGCAATTAAAATAA
- a CDS encoding DUF6882 domain-containing protein, producing MGIFKNLFGGEKPKEKSEIDSSKFKAIDKTDYTSLEELIEQHAGLSFEKQLVFGDVIGSNAWELDMGKGNIIFGDLDFPIQIIGSLSFNDSSWMWGWANAKSGMPENLLVQSNQLKEIGHEKGIKELTDGHFNVEEGFEHKIGMMACGLFNSKSYYCANYGQGTLVVTIEDDKIPEIDKSRIEKVLTNFPQLISAVDLNHKNTFKNYLIDRDFELNISDHKIEGIKNGKVLTAEFDELNRLKSLNGKL from the coding sequence ATGGGCATATTTAAAAATCTCTTCGGAGGAGAAAAACCAAAAGAAAAATCTGAAATCGATTCCTCTAAATTTAAAGCAATTGATAAAACAGACTATACCAGTCTTGAAGAATTAATTGAACAACATGCGGGACTTTCTTTCGAAAAACAATTAGTTTTTGGCGATGTAATCGGTTCAAACGCATGGGAACTTGATATGGGAAAAGGAAATATCATTTTTGGCGATTTAGACTTTCCTATTCAAATAATAGGTTCTCTTTCTTTTAATGATAGTTCTTGGATGTGGGGATGGGCAAACGCAAAAAGTGGCATGCCAGAAAACCTATTAGTTCAATCTAACCAGCTTAAAGAAATCGGGCACGAGAAAGGTATTAAAGAGTTAACTGATGGTCATTTTAACGTGGAAGAAGGCTTTGAACATAAAATAGGGATGATGGCTTGTGGACTTTTTAATTCTAAAAGTTATTACTGTGCTAATTACGGACAAGGGACTCTCGTAGTTACCATAGAGGATGACAAAATACCTGAAATAGACAAAAGCAGAATAGAAAAAGTTCTTACTAATTTTCCTCAATTAATTAGTGCGGTCGATTTAAACCATAAGAATACCTTTAAAAACTATTTGATTGACAGAGATTTTGAATTGAACATCTCAGATCATAAAATTGAAGGCATAAAAAACGGTAAGGTTCTTACTGCTGAATTTGATGAACTTAATAGGTTGAAATCACTAAACGGGAAACTATAA
- a CDS encoding DUF6966 domain-containing protein, whose protein sequence is MTDHYKIALEILKQLLEESGNTHWANWIDKDIKLWEATEDVNHHLSAFGGMGSINDLFVGGIDKVGIWNSKVFDTLKNLSWSLAKQKITSAPTTLDFYKYGTGQLTGWRCINCGHARLNEKQIEQYLSYKYLPILIIDLINKDELQNLLPISNWIDKEQIKAERANIKEIINRSKIEILKSQSWLKTCPKCKSEDVCVYRWEFDSNNQTLLESKDNLEIRKT, encoded by the coding sequence ATGACTGATCACTACAAAATAGCCTTAGAAATTTTAAAGCAACTTTTAGAGGAATCTGGTAATACGCATTGGGCAAATTGGATAGATAAAGATATAAAGCTTTGGGAGGCTACTGAAGATGTAAATCATCACTTAAGTGCTTTTGGTGGAATGGGGTCTATAAATGATTTGTTCGTTGGGGGAATTGATAAAGTAGGCATATGGAATAGTAAAGTATTTGACACCCTCAAAAACCTATCTTGGAGTTTAGCAAAACAAAAAATTACCTCTGCACCCACAACTCTAGATTTTTATAAATATGGTACAGGTCAATTGACTGGTTGGCGGTGCATTAACTGTGGGCATGCAAGGTTAAATGAAAAACAAATTGAGCAATATCTCTCCTATAAATATTTACCGATACTAATTATAGATTTGATTAATAAAGATGAATTGCAAAATCTATTACCAATTTCGAACTGGATAGATAAAGAACAGATTAAAGCCGAACGAGCTAACATAAAAGAAATTATAAATAGATCTAAAATCGAAATTTTGAAATCTCAGAGTTGGTTAAAGACTTGCCCTAAGTGTAAAAGTGAAGATGTTTGTGTATACCGATGGGAATTCGATAGTAATAATCAAACATTATTAGAATCAAAAGATAATCTCGAAATAAGAAAGACTTAA
- a CDS encoding PQQ-binding-like beta-propeller repeat protein, whose amino-acid sequence MKLNLFLLCFSLFFITQCFSQTNEQQINKSTTYNNENWPQYMGPNMNAKVKSEYIPSAHPEISWEFKYDGGTPTPLVVDKGTTFFGTESKNVYAIDSIGNLKWKVELDSRIKHSPLIYEDILVVAPDSTLIYGINALNGNIIWKREFSYEYKSYISDKKDMFGRTIVTDPDKFTIKKMGQNEAPPFIDKGQVLITTYHHFGILDIKTGKTQSSFQKNQGKISIPLITDDAIYTTNRYNKLFAYNKDTGKLKWETKLSELETKPILYKDTIYTSSYYYLNKIDKNSGENLGAFHSIESRKEYDIIDNETYYTSKNGYHTHMGVNYGSYLTAFDLSTGEEKWDFNIEGKYITELIMVGDYIYFGDSSGRIRGVHKITGEKLFSGYIGGSIDTPLSYANGKLYGAYEKNEKYVIFAVE is encoded by the coding sequence ATGAAGTTAAATTTATTCTTATTATGTTTTTCTCTATTTTTTATAACACAATGCTTCTCTCAAACCAACGAGCAACAAATTAACAAATCAACCACTTATAACAATGAAAATTGGCCTCAATATATGGGTCCGAATATGAATGCTAAGGTTAAAAGTGAATATATACCAAGTGCTCATCCAGAAATTAGTTGGGAGTTCAAATATGATGGTGGCACCCCAACACCACTTGTCGTAGACAAAGGAACTACCTTTTTTGGCACTGAATCTAAAAATGTATATGCCATTGATAGTATTGGTAATTTAAAATGGAAAGTTGAACTTGATAGTAGAATTAAACATAGCCCACTTATTTATGAGGATATTTTAGTTGTAGCCCCAGATTCTACTTTGATCTATGGAATAAATGCTTTAAATGGAAACATTATATGGAAAAGAGAATTCTCATATGAATATAAAAGCTATATATCTGACAAAAAAGACATGTTCGGTCGAACAATCGTAACAGATCCAGATAAGTTTACTATTAAGAAAATGGGTCAAAATGAAGCTCCACCATTTATAGATAAAGGACAAGTATTAATTACAACATATCATCATTTTGGTATTTTAGACATCAAAACAGGAAAAACACAATCTTCTTTCCAAAAAAATCAAGGAAAAATAAGTATTCCTTTGATCACAGACGATGCCATATACACTACAAACCGTTATAATAAATTATTTGCTTACAATAAAGACACTGGTAAACTAAAATGGGAAACGAAATTATCAGAATTAGAAACAAAACCCATTTTATATAAAGACACGATTTACACTTCTTCCTATTATTATTTAAATAAAATAGATAAAAATTCAGGAGAAAATTTGGGTGCTTTTCATTCTATAGAATCACGAAAAGAATATGACATTATCGATAACGAAACATACTACACCTCAAAAAATGGGTATCATACCCATATGGGTGTTAACTATGGTTCTTACCTAACAGCCTTTGATTTAAGTACCGGTGAAGAAAAGTGGGACTTTAATATAGAAGGAAAATATATTACCGAATTAATTATGGTAGGTGATTATATTTATTTTGGTGACTCGTCAGGTAGAATTAGAGGAGTACATAAAATTACCGGCGAAAAACTATTTAGCGGCTATATTGGAGGTTCAATAGATACCCCATTATCCTACGCTAATGGTAAGCTCTATGGAGCTTATGAAAAAAATGAAAAATATGTGATTTTTGCTGTGGAGTAA